The genomic segment tcgacatttttacaaaaatcttTGTCAcccagtaattaaatatatcatctaCTAGGCGACAAAAAGTTTCCTCTGAGCGTCATTTCTGTCACCCAGTATAttagttgaaattttcactggtatactgtatatttatgtttttttgtggactgttgtatatataattatacctaattgtaGATATATTCTTTCTTtgattctataaattaaatatatatttttaaggtaaacatgtaatcaaaaatgtatagtgcTAACAATAAACAGGCAGAGAGGcgtatcttaaaaaaaaagaacgttACTGATGAGTATGCCAAATCTTATTGGCATATAGCTTACCAAGGGCACAAAGGAAACAACATGCCTTTTaagtttcaattaaataattttgacttCTTTactaagaataaattataatttgtattagctATATGTAGTAAACCGACAGAGCcgtttttctgtattttaaatattataagtatattttcatGATATAACAACAACAAGACTATAAATCAACGTCAATGTACGGACCATGAGTTTGACAGATTAATATCTGTTTTCGATTAAAAAACGTTCGCCAAAATAGGACAAAAACAAACCTATAAATCTTAAATGTTAAttgccaataaataataatacgcttGCTATTTTGGCAATAACAATATCTAAATCGGCGTCTTTCTAAACATAATATCCATCTCCTAGACCCTACTGTGCACGTCTTTATCcacatagattttatataaatataggattAGATCCATAGTACATTTAGAATTAGTCTACCTTACACACTTGTAGGACTTAGTTGGTCGTGGAGCATGCCGCCATCCTAAGTCCATTCCCAATACTTTTAACTATTGTTAACACACTAATTTCTCGAGTAGACGCTTATCACTCTGTCCtcgaatttatataattttatatactttttattcaataaactaCTTATAACTATCTACTGTGTCACTTGTCACTCTGCAACCTCTCCTTTGAAAAACCTATTCATCATCAACGTCGTTGGATTCAAAATTATGAGCGTTAGTGAGGGATCACTACATAAagaagcttgaaaattaaaacatcttgtcaatattaggtattgaattaagtaattataatatatataataatatattttattatataaatataacaatcatagaaaataaacattacctttttgtaatatttttatttttaagaatattatgaaaataaggTTTAACTATAGactaactaaaaaattaaacactaatTAGGTACtttcttaaaaatcaaaatattaagaaaagaAAATAGCTATAGCTAACAcagatgatattttattttatttttttattgttgtaataggTAATTGAAACCTAAATTTCAATAATGTAATCGTTATGGGTGAAATATGGAGAggttatataatctatatacatataggagACCGCCCCTATTCACTCATCAACGCCCAGACCAAACAGCTGGGTCTAGAGACTTGAAATTTTGTACAGAGGTTCCTTACCCAGGTAgcaaaaatgtaatgataataatactaaaatattattaattcattacacctaaaatattatagttaaaataatatactattgttttatttacgttacaagttttatattattatagtagtaacaaacaaatattattatattattattatgaaattaatattattaataaaacaatatagtatggttttattttcaacaaacatataatattatttttaaagtaacaacaaaatcatcatatattattattatattctttattgttCTGAGTGAGGATGGGGTTTAAACTCAGCCCCACTCTGCCACTCCTCGTAAGTGTGCCACAACGCATGCATTCAGCATATTGTGACGCATGTATTGAGTACATTTtagaacatatttttgtaatttctaAATCTATAGTGGTAGTTACGTACGTTTTctccttaaattatttacaggacatatataccagatacctataggtactataattttgCCATATTTTCTTGAAGAGgagataaatacaaataaatgtatatacattaggatttaaagaattattattcgACTAGCTGTAGGTACGCGTGTTTGGTGATAATCCATGCCAGATAGTATGCCACGTATCAagcacgtaaaaaaaaaatttagggaGGGGGGGttcatatagacatatatagtAGTTTTTGGGgggattaataatattaataataataacctatatatatataaatatattacacaatttttaagtttcggggggggggggggggggtgaaccCAAAAAATCCCCCTTTGTATACGTGCCTGCTACTTATAAATCATAAGAAGgtgtattgtacaaaatatattatgatatgtacaatattaattacagttTAAGTATGCGCCCTTGTCTGTGCGTGAATGGTGTAcctatgaatttatttaaaaattgtattatacaaatataatatagtatgtatactataatatacatatatacccagtggcatatttaggaattttgataggggggggatgaaatatataataataggtacattcaataaatattaaatacgaatatacctaatatacatttttaaaatcctctaacttCTTGAGTTTaatgtggatcaaggtgaaataataatcaacacaaattttatagtacctaatagcatttattataaattcatactaacgacaatcccgtgtttataaacaaaaaaaatagttttaatacaaaatcctgttttctatttttttggatgctcagttcatcgataagcttatctggcatgattattgtattcaccggtgacatgcaaatagAGCCAACACAATATTAAGAcgacgctacacccgtatgtgttgtctccgtcttacacaagcacggcatagcaaattgtcgttcactattctcaatagtgtacTGTTGGTTTGGATGGCAATAGggttatcaaacttttagttaagaacatAATCTGGGATTGGggatttaacatattaatattttacatagttataagttaataacaaacttttaaatacaaatatcaataatagcCTATGATGTGCCATAGATAATATCCTTATATACCTTTAagtttgatgataataataataatttattctaatatcaAAGCCAACAACACACAAAACTGAATttgctgaaaaaaatattggcaTATTGCATATATGGATCagagaaagaaaacaaatagagagagaatatataattatgttacttATTAAGCTTACAAcaacattgtaatatttaaatctattttaattttctttcatGGATTTTGTGACAATtttcagattttaaaatattttattttaacattcttaattcttaatagtatattaaattatataggtattaaaatttaaaatatcttaagtttatttatatacctatataatataattataaaacaaaattaattaagagcattatcattttgaaaaaaattataaaagaaaaataatcaaactttCTATTTTTCAGTAGAACAAAAGTAGATCAAAATGTGGACTGTGGtgcattttattaatgaaaatgcaGTTGAAGCTGTTCCTAGCCATTGGGTAAAAAAAGATGTTTGTGGTTGgccaaaaaacaatataaaaaaacatatacaatcTAGAACAATGCTAAATAAGCATGGTTTTGATTATTTTCCTTCgagaacattaaaaaaaggcATTGGTAATTTCAAGTTCTTTACCCATTTaatggataatatatttttttttagggtggttatcaattgatttttgtattatactatagccAGTTATTTTGAAgctaaattaaaagttaaaaaagctGAGGTAACAGATGATCTTTCAACTAGTGATGAAATTCAGACCAAGattagaagaaaaaaagtatTGGTTCAAGATCCacctatttttaatgaattgttaaacgaaggtaaattttaaaattataatatttaggggttactaaattaactattaataataaacttttatctataggtaatttatcaaaatctgcTAATGACTATGAATCATTACACAATTGTCAAATTATGAGTTCTCAAAttccagttaaaaaaatattattggccGCAACTTCTTCCAGTCAGGGtattgttctaaaaaaaatatgactgtattttaataaaaacttaattataattatgccaATAGAATTAAGATAGTATGAATACTAactaaatttaactttaaattataaacatttttccataGGTAATCTATCAAAATCTGCTAATGGCTATGAAACATTAAACAATTGTCAAATGATAAGTTCACGAATTCCAGTTAAAAGAAGATTATTTGATACAACTTCTTCTAGTCAGgttattgttctaaaaataataatgattatattttaataaaaacacaaatataattttgacatGAGAATTAGGATAGTGTCAAtactaattatgttatataataatactatatattaataataatagttaatactatgtactaataataacaataacaataataataggtaatactatatgttaataataataataattattattattattattatagttaatactgTATACACCTATATgccatagtataaaataatatcttttatttctttttttaagatttttcagATGATTTTTGTGGTTTAAGAAATAATAGCCAGAATGATATTCCTGATTCACCGGATATTTTTAACTCGTCAACTAGTTTAAAAGATTCATCTAATACTAATGGTAAACTATACTAGATTATTTGCCTAATatatactctatagtctatacaatatattatatttatattttttattaggaaCTATGCAAAAGTCAACTGTTCTACATACAACTGCATCGCCATTTAAAGTCACTCCGATAGATTCTAACCAATTTGAAATCATTGAAGTAAATCAACCTATTAGTAAAAGTTCCAGGATGCTTGATTCAGGTAAGAAATACACAAAATGTACTTACATTCCAAAcaaagtttcaaaattaattagtttctaaaatgtttttaaaacttattcaaattagtccattattctattataaattaattagtcgtcttatattttaactattttaatattaatataaatatatttattatgtatgaatattattttactgtttgtGTAATACCTAACTGTTATTTTCTACAGGGAACGTCTTCATTTcatggtataataaaataaaaaacaaacccAACTTTTAATGCTACTCAACGTGAATCAATTTCtgatggtaattattatattaatctctTTTATTCTTATACATTTCTTGAAAAACCATTTCATTGTTTATCTTTATTGACAtagaaacattgaaaaaaatattaagtgtagttatgaaatttaaatatgatgttGAGAACATTGGACATAATCAAACACGAATAGACAACATTTTAActgaaactattataaatatgggTAGCATTTCCAGTAATAgtcataaaaattcaaacattaatgatgataatgattATTCTTTGTTACTACCACTACATAACGAGGACgaactaaataattttgaagaaaaattattaaacaagtcTTTCAGATTAAATGTTGTaagtactatttaaaaatagtttttgaaatgatAAGTTTGATCATAAcactttaaatatttcttatttaaaatgttgtatgatttccctttaatttgttttcaaacaaaaaaataataataataaatcagctatattaattttattcttccACGTTAATGGTCTCAAACGATTggcaaaaaaatcattaacatcAACAATAAGACAAATGTTAAGAACAGTTTTCGACGATGAACTTTTGCAAATATTTAGTTATGTTGGTCAGAAGATAAAAAGGATATTTTCTTCATTAGCTTCATGTGCTATtatatttggtaataatatttaaaaaaaataagaacttaCTTTGTgaggttatttattatatatttccaaaGGCGGACAagcataatacaaataattaataagagaaAACAATATCAATGAGATAGaagttaacagttaataaatcttaaatttaactCAATAAGATAAGTTAGacagaaaacaaattaaatcaaatctaatttaaaaaaaagttaatctatttttaattagtatgtagaTCACATAAGAGTGACTGCGTTTTTTCTAATTTcctacattacaataataaacaattttctcataatttactatatttactatattttactttacgtggttacaaaattttcaaactattcacaatctcaattaataatttaacaaatattaattgtNNNNNNNNNNNNNNNNNNNNNNNNNNNNNNNNNNNNNNNNNNNNNNNNNNAATTAACCAAAAATAACATATTGCAGCAGATTAATCAAAACAATTAGGaaatttttataagaaactcaaaGGTCACATTAGACCCCATACCCTCATTGAAATGTGTAACAAACATTAATCATTAAGTTATtgcaaatacaaaattaaatttatatcaatgaGCAAATAAATGGGGTAGATAATGAAAAAgctgtatatttttaacacatgcTTCTGGAAACTggatttattctaaaaatgtaaggAAGCCACTGGTTTTGATGTCATGATTATTTTTACCAATCATAGTAAGTTAAATACATAATGTaggtgtatataaattatatatattacaatatatagtaatataactgCAGTCTGCATTGAATTGATAAGATaatcaataataactattataatattataatatgacatatgaAAAAGCGCGGCAATTTGAAATCGACCAATAAGAGCGCCGTATTTGAAACCCGCACTGTGACGTCTAGGGTTTCTTATATCGCTCAcggtttgggacagtaaaactgcttcgattttcttcaacccCAAACACTCAatccccctggctacgccactgtaaaTACTTATGCCCTTTTTACATTGATAATAGTATGTAGATATgacatttcattaaataaaagcatacctatacattataaatattatacgttggttattcgcattttctatgAATACTAgcattaatttaagttattaatcataataaattgcaaTGAATCTGAAAggtgtattttaattaactattatagctCAATCAAAAGTGTTCTGCAcatttgtaggtacttacataatttaattttaatttatataattatataatatattattaacgatGAACATGTTAAGTGTATACAGtc from the Acyrthosiphon pisum isolate AL4f chromosome X, pea_aphid_22Mar2018_4r6ur, whole genome shotgun sequence genome contains:
- the LOC107884325 gene encoding uncharacterized protein LOC107884325 gives rise to the protein MWTVVHFINENAVEAVPSHWVKKDVCGWPKNNIKKHIQSRTMLNKHGFDYFPSRTLKKGIASYFEAKLKVKKAEVTDDLSTSDEIQTKIRRKKVLVQDPPIFNELLNEGNLSKSANDYESLHNCQIMSSQIPVKKILLAATSSSQGNLSKSANGYETLNNCQMISSRIPVKRRLFDTTSSSQIFQMIFVV